The genomic segment AGCCGCAGCGGCGGTGAATGGTGGCTGGCCAGAAGTGCCGACCGTGGCGGCTTCCTTGCAGCTGCTCGATCCAGCCGCACTCTCGGCTGGGCTGCCCGCATTCGCCCCATCCCGGGGCCCTGTGGTGCGGGGAGTCCATGGAGGGCTCCATCCCAATGAATGACAAGCCATAAAGTGAATCCAGTGAATGACTTGCAGACTGATCTCCGGGGAGATAAAGTCGCTTTATCTTAGTGTGGCGGCGGCTTTGTCTCCCGAGGTACGCGCATGGCTGAATGGCGGTTTTACGGCCGGACAGAACAGCTTGCGGAGCTGGAGCGGGAGCTCAACCGCAAGCGGTGGTTCCTCGCGAAGGTCACCGGGCGACGCCGGATCGGCAAGACGAGCCTGATCCAACGAGCCATGGAGGAGATCGGCAACCGTCAGCCGGTCTTCTATGTCCAAATCCCCGACTCCGAGCCGGCCGGCATTCTGTCGGCACGACAGGCCCGCCGATCGAATCGGCTGTATCGTCTCAACCATCGTCATCTTCAGCTAATCGCCATCACAGGACTCCTTCAGCGGCACTGCCGCTGAAAGACCGGTAGGTCAAATGCTCCGTGATGATGGCCACGTGTCAGGCGCCGATTGATGGCCGCTAATGCGCGCTGACTGACAGTTGGATACCTTGCCGATCGGGGCGGCACCGGGGTACGCTCCCCCCCGTCCGGGTCGGCCGGCTGCCGCCGGCTCCGTGCTCCCCGTGAAGGGCCTTCGTGACCGCCTCCGCCGTGTCGTCCGCGCAGATCCGGGCCCGCCTCGTCGAGGCGCTACGGCTCGATCTCGTCGGGCCGACGAACGATCATCCTTTCGCCGGCGAGCTGTTGCCGGAGTCGCCGCGCCGTTGGTATCTGACCGGCTACCTGGTGCCGACGACGCTGCCGTGCGAGAGCAAGTCGGAGGACGACGCCGAGGACGACCCGATCGACAGCCCGGCGGAGCAGCCGGCCAGCGACGACGGGGCCGAGATCGACCGGACGGCGGGCAAGAAGGGGCTGCTCCCCAGTTCACTCGGGGTCAGCGTGCTCCTGCCCGGCGGCGTGGAGACGCTGGCCGCGACCGTGGAATGGGGTGACTACGCCTACGAAGGGCCGCAGGGATCGGAGGCGGCGGACGGGTCGGCGACGCAGGCCGCCGGAGCGGTCGGGGCGGTGCAGAAGGCCGTCGCGGGGCCGCGCGGCTACCGGCGGCAGCCCCGGCACGCACGGGCCACGATCGACCTCGCGGCAGCGCGCGGGAAGCCGTCGCGCACGGCCCTCGAGGGATCCGCGGGCCTGGTGCTCGTCGCCACGGTGCGCGACGTGCCCGCCGCGGCCCGGGCCGCTGGCAAGCTCCCGGCCGGCACGCGCAGCGTGGCGGTGTTTCTCGTCAACGAGCGGATCCCCGACGCCGAGCGGCCCTATTCGCGGTTCGTGTTCCAGCCGCGGCTGCGCCTCGAGACGCCGGCCGGCGCGCTCTTCGTCGGCAGGCCGGACCTGCGCGACGGCGAAGAGTCGGACGAGAAGATCGCCGACGTCCAGTATCGCGACGTGCTCGAACATGCGGTCGGCCACGGGGTCTCGGCCCGCGGGATCGTCGACGAGCGCGGCGCGTGCCGGGCGGTCGAGACCGAATGGATTCCCGAGGCGGCGGTGGAACGGGTCGAACCCCGCAGCCTCGACGGCGTCGTGCTCGGCATGGAACAACTCGGGGCGCTGGCCGACGGCGCTGCCGCGACGGCGGCGCTGCTGCCGATCGTCGCGGCGTATCGGGCGTGGATCGAGACGCAGGCCGCGGTCGGGGCGGGAATGGACGAGCACCGCCGCGAGACCGTGACGGCGATGCTGGCGACGATGAAGACCGCGGCCCGGCGGATCGAGGCCGGCATCGCCACACTGGCCACGCAGCCGGCGGCTCTCGACGCGTTTCGCACGGCCAACCGGGCGATGGCCCACGCCGCCCGTCGCCGCACCTGGTATTCGCGCGGCCGCGCCGGCGCGCCCGCCGACCTGCCGGCGCCGGCGTGGCGGCCGTTTCAGCTCGCGTTCATCCTCCTGGCGATCAATGGCCTCACCGACGAGGCCCATGCCGATCGGGAGCGGGTCGATCTGCTGTTTTTTCCCACCGGTGGCGGAAAGACCGAGGCCTATCTGGGCCTCGCCGCCTACGCGATCGTGCTCCGCCGGCTGCGCCACGGCACGCCGCGCGGCTGCGGCGTCGCCGTGCTGATGCGCTACACGCTGCGGCTGCTCACGCTCGACCAGCTCGGCCGCGCCGCGGCGCTGGTCTGTGCCCTGGAGCTCGAGCGACGGCGCGACACCCGCCGGCTCGGGTCGTGGCCGTTCGAGATCGGCCTCTGGGTCGGGAGCGCCGCCACGCCCAACCGGATCGGGAAACGGGGCGACAATGCGCCCGGGCACGACGAGACGGCGTATGCGCGGACCAACCGGTTCAAGCGCCATCCGGGGGCCCACCCGGCGCCGATCCCGATCGAGGAATGCCCGTGGTGCGGTGCGCCGTTCACGGCGGAGTCGTTTCGGCTCGTGCCCAATGACCGCGAGCCGCACGATCTCCGCGTCACCTGCAGCGACCACGCCTGTGATTTCTCGGGCGACAGTCCGCTGCCGATCGTCGCCGTCGACGAGCCGGTCTACCGCCGGCTGCCCTGCTTTCTCATCGCCACGGTCGACAAGTTCGCCGCCCTGCCCTGGACCGGCCGCACCGGGGCGCTGTTTGGCCTCGTCGACCGCCACGACGCCGACGGGTTTTACGGGCCGTGCGACCCCGACGACGGGGCGCCGTTGGGAGCCGCATCGCTGCCCGGGCCGGAGCTCGTGATCCAAGACGAGCTGCATCTGATCTCGGGGCCGCTGGGCACGATCGCGG from the Planctomycetota bacterium genome contains:
- a CDS encoding ATP-binding protein, which encodes MAEWRFYGRTEQLAELERELNRKRWFLAKVTGRRRIGKTSLIQRAMEEIGNRQPVFYVQIPDSEPAGILSARQARRSNRLYRLNHRHLQLIAITGLLQRHCR
- a CDS encoding helicase encodes the protein MSSAQIRARLVEALRLDLVGPTNDHPFAGELLPESPRRWYLTGYLVPTTLPCESKSEDDAEDDPIDSPAEQPASDDGAEIDRTAGKKGLLPSSLGVSVLLPGGVETLAATVEWGDYAYEGPQGSEAADGSATQAAGAVGAVQKAVAGPRGYRRQPRHARATIDLAAARGKPSRTALEGSAGLVLVATVRDVPAAARAAGKLPAGTRSVAVFLVNERIPDAERPYSRFVFQPRLRLETPAGALFVGRPDLRDGEESDEKIADVQYRDVLEHAVGHGVSARGIVDERGACRAVETEWIPEAAVERVEPRSLDGVVLGMEQLGALADGAAATAALLPIVAAYRAWIETQAAVGAGMDEHRRETVTAMLATMKTAARRIEAGIATLATQPAALDAFRTANRAMAHAARRRTWYSRGRAGAPADLPAPAWRPFQLAFILLAINGLTDEAHADRERVDLLFFPTGGGKTEAYLGLAAYAIVLRRLRHGTPRGCGVAVLMRYTLRLLTLDQLGRAAALVCALELERRRDTRRLGSWPFEIGLWVGSAATPNRIGKRGDNAPGHDETAYARTNRFKRHPGAHPAPIPIEECPWCGAPFTAESFRLVPNDREPHDLRVTCSDHACDFSGDSPLPIVAVDEPVYRRLPCFLIATVDKFAALPWTGRTGALFGLVDRHDADGFYGPCDPDDGAPLGAASLPGPELVIQDELHLISGPLGTIAGVYESAIDMLASRQRDGRTVRPKIVASTATVRRAHTQVRALFERLETQVFPPPGPDRRDSFFAVTVPATSRPARMYVGVAAQGRSQKVVFLRTTLALAAAAQRLWEEHGGAKNAMNPVDPYMTSLGYFNSLRELGGSRRIVEDEVCTRLEEYGNRRRVEPADMLFARRSIQRDVLELTSRVSTGQVSVTKSRLAKPFADPDHVDTALATNMISVGLDITRLGLMLVLGQPKASAEYIQATSRVGRDPDRPGLVVTIFNIHKPRDRSHYERFGSFHASFYRSVEATSVTPFSPRALDRALVGTLVALVRHFDPRLTPPRGAEAVGEFRTAVEAIAERLAERARAHAWPPSAAAGQELHDQVLHRCRSLLDDWVNIVEELRQSSTHLEYQRELGGGARLLHTFLDPELRDLGRTRRRFKANRSMRDVEPSVILAVRRP